Proteins found in one Lycium ferocissimum isolate CSIRO_LF1 chromosome 6, AGI_CSIRO_Lferr_CH_V1, whole genome shotgun sequence genomic segment:
- the LOC132059419 gene encoding F-box/FBD/LRR-repeat protein At1g13570-like isoform X3, translated as MMPPKRRKHCRSLPHDVLSNLPDNVIDVILMHLPCKDAVRTSVLSKNWRYQWCRLTELTLDYELWKTKKDLLNPTVKFSKIIYQLLTLHEGPITKFTLNVVLLKSCPEIDNFICFLSRNDIQHLVLHLPFRKLYKLSSSLFTCSQLRHLNLHYCFIDHPSAFQGFDKLISLELCEVTISSELLESLISHCPLLEQLVLDTTANSDTIEVNAPMLRSFDFTGNISSICLKNVPRLLKVSLQGDYIKAEELDFAKVFESCSALEHLLFNFSDSGFFAEEGYEAPTRLTFKLSSVKRFYLPDITLIESSYKLSYALCLIRSFPYLEYLEIKVRIEDDEDDDPILESLKLEHTSDMTFNHLSEVKLGCFAGTTPELQLIKLLLAESPLLERMLIDRRFIDHENLDTRLQFFAEMKPNC; from the exons ATGATGCCTCCTAAGAGAAGAAAGCATTGTCGAAGTCTACCGCATGATGTCCTTAGCAACCTACCTGATAATGTAATCGATGTCATTCTGATGCATTTGCCTTGTAAAGATGCTGTGAGGACAAGCGTTTTATCAAAGAACTGGAGGTATCAGTGGTGTAGACTTACAGAGTTGACGCTTGATTATGAACTttggaaaacaaaaaaggatTTACTAAACCCTACTGTCAAATTTTCAAAGATTATCTACCAGCTCTTGACCCTTCATGAAGGACCCATTACTAAGTTTACCCTCAATGTTGTTCTTCTAAAAAGCTGTCCTGAGATTGACAACTTCATATGTTTCCTCTCGAGGAATGACATTCAACATCTTGTTCTTCACCTTCCATTTAGAAAGCTATACAAACTATCTTCTTCACTTTTCACATGTTCGCAGCTGAGGCATCTAAATCTTCACTATTGCTTTATAGATCATCCATCAGCCTTTCAAGGATTTGATAAGTTAATTAGCCTGGAACTATGTGAAGTCACAATTTCTTCTGAATTGCTGGAAAGTTTAATATCTCATTGCCCATTGCTTGAGCAGTTGGTGCTGGATACCACAGCAAATTCAGACACAATTGAAGTTAATGCCCCCATGTTGAGATCGTTCGATTTCACGGGCAATATAAGTTCTATCTGCCTAAAGAATGTCCCTCGTCTGTTAAAAGTATCTCTGCAAGGTGACTATATTAAGGCAGAGGAACTTGATTTTGCAAAGGTTTTCGAGTCTTGTTCTGCTCTTGAGCACCTCCTCTTTAACTTCTCTGATTCCGGG TTCTTTGCTGAAGAAGGATATGAAGCACCAACAAGGCTTACCTTTAAACTGAGCAGTGTCAAGCGATTTTACCTGCCTGATATTACGCTGATTGAATCATCATATAAGCTCTCGTATGCTCTTTGCTTGATAAGAAGCTTCCCATATTTAGAATATCTTGAAATTAAG GTTCGtattgaagatgatgaagatgatgatcctattctagAATCCCTTAAGCTCGAACATACCTCGGACATGACATTTAATCACCTCAGCGAAGTTAAGCTTGGATGCTTTGCAGGAACAACGCCTGAGTTGCAGCTTATCAAGCTTTTGTTAGCTGAGTCCCCACTGTTGGAGAGAATGCTAATTGATCGACGGTTTATAGATCATGAAAATCTTGACACAAGATTACAATTTTTTGCTGAG ATGAAACCCAATTGTTGA
- the LOC132059419 gene encoding F-box/FBD/LRR-repeat protein At1g13570-like isoform X2, translating to MMPPKRRKHCRSLPHDVLSNLPDNVIDVILMHLPCKDAVRTSVLSKNWRYQWCRLTELTLDYELWKTKKDLLNPTVKFSKIIYQLLTLHEGPITKFTLNVVLLKSCPEIDNFICFLSRNDIQHLVLHLPFRKLYKLSSSLFTCSQLRHLNLHYCFIDHPSAFQGFDKLISLELCEVTISSELLESLISHCPLLEQLVLDTTANSDTIEVNAPMLRSFDFTGNISSICLKNVPRLLKVSLQGDYIKAEELDFAKVFESCSALEHLLFNFSDSGFFAEEGYEAPTRLTFKLSSVKRFYLPDITLIESSYKLSYALCLIRSFPYLEYLEIKVHDEDDDPILESLKLEHTSDMTFNHLSEVKLGCFAGTTPELQLIKLLLAESPLLERMLIDRRFIDHENLDTRLQFFAEVAKFSRASPKAQVVYIDSTRSRSLARS from the exons ATGATGCCTCCTAAGAGAAGAAAGCATTGTCGAAGTCTACCGCATGATGTCCTTAGCAACCTACCTGATAATGTAATCGATGTCATTCTGATGCATTTGCCTTGTAAAGATGCTGTGAGGACAAGCGTTTTATCAAAGAACTGGAGGTATCAGTGGTGTAGACTTACAGAGTTGACGCTTGATTATGAACTttggaaaacaaaaaaggatTTACTAAACCCTACTGTCAAATTTTCAAAGATTATCTACCAGCTCTTGACCCTTCATGAAGGACCCATTACTAAGTTTACCCTCAATGTTGTTCTTCTAAAAAGCTGTCCTGAGATTGACAACTTCATATGTTTCCTCTCGAGGAATGACATTCAACATCTTGTTCTTCACCTTCCATTTAGAAAGCTATACAAACTATCTTCTTCACTTTTCACATGTTCGCAGCTGAGGCATCTAAATCTTCACTATTGCTTTATAGATCATCCATCAGCCTTTCAAGGATTTGATAAGTTAATTAGCCTGGAACTATGTGAAGTCACAATTTCTTCTGAATTGCTGGAAAGTTTAATATCTCATTGCCCATTGCTTGAGCAGTTGGTGCTGGATACCACAGCAAATTCAGACACAATTGAAGTTAATGCCCCCATGTTGAGATCGTTCGATTTCACGGGCAATATAAGTTCTATCTGCCTAAAGAATGTCCCTCGTCTGTTAAAAGTATCTCTGCAAGGTGACTATATTAAGGCAGAGGAACTTGATTTTGCAAAGGTTTTCGAGTCTTGTTCTGCTCTTGAGCACCTCCTCTTTAACTTCTCTGATTCCGGG TTCTTTGCTGAAGAAGGATATGAAGCACCAACAAGGCTTACCTTTAAACTGAGCAGTGTCAAGCGATTTTACCTGCCTGATATTACGCTGATTGAATCATCATATAAGCTCTCGTATGCTCTTTGCTTGATAAGAAGCTTCCCATATTTAGAATATCTTGAAATTAAGGTTC atgatgaagatgatgatcctattctagAATCCCTTAAGCTCGAACATACCTCGGACATGACATTTAATCACCTCAGCGAAGTTAAGCTTGGATGCTTTGCAGGAACAACGCCTGAGTTGCAGCTTATCAAGCTTTTGTTAGCTGAGTCCCCACTGTTGGAGAGAATGCTAATTGATCGACGGTTTATAGATCATGAAAATCTTGACACAAGATTACAATTTTTTGCTGAGGTAGCAAAATTTTCGCGTGCATCTCCTAAAGCACAAGTAGTCTACATAGATTCAACCAGATCACGTTCTCTGGCTAGAAGTTAA
- the LOC132059419 gene encoding F-box/FBD/LRR-repeat protein At1g13570-like isoform X1, whose amino-acid sequence MMPPKRRKHCRSLPHDVLSNLPDNVIDVILMHLPCKDAVRTSVLSKNWRYQWCRLTELTLDYELWKTKKDLLNPTVKFSKIIYQLLTLHEGPITKFTLNVVLLKSCPEIDNFICFLSRNDIQHLVLHLPFRKLYKLSSSLFTCSQLRHLNLHYCFIDHPSAFQGFDKLISLELCEVTISSELLESLISHCPLLEQLVLDTTANSDTIEVNAPMLRSFDFTGNISSICLKNVPRLLKVSLQGDYIKAEELDFAKVFESCSALEHLLFNFSDSGFFAEEGYEAPTRLTFKLSSVKRFYLPDITLIESSYKLSYALCLIRSFPYLEYLEIKVRIEDDEDDDPILESLKLEHTSDMTFNHLSEVKLGCFAGTTPELQLIKLLLAESPLLERMLIDRRFIDHENLDTRLQFFAEVAKFSRASPKAQVVYIDSTRSRSLARS is encoded by the exons ATGATGCCTCCTAAGAGAAGAAAGCATTGTCGAAGTCTACCGCATGATGTCCTTAGCAACCTACCTGATAATGTAATCGATGTCATTCTGATGCATTTGCCTTGTAAAGATGCTGTGAGGACAAGCGTTTTATCAAAGAACTGGAGGTATCAGTGGTGTAGACTTACAGAGTTGACGCTTGATTATGAACTttggaaaacaaaaaaggatTTACTAAACCCTACTGTCAAATTTTCAAAGATTATCTACCAGCTCTTGACCCTTCATGAAGGACCCATTACTAAGTTTACCCTCAATGTTGTTCTTCTAAAAAGCTGTCCTGAGATTGACAACTTCATATGTTTCCTCTCGAGGAATGACATTCAACATCTTGTTCTTCACCTTCCATTTAGAAAGCTATACAAACTATCTTCTTCACTTTTCACATGTTCGCAGCTGAGGCATCTAAATCTTCACTATTGCTTTATAGATCATCCATCAGCCTTTCAAGGATTTGATAAGTTAATTAGCCTGGAACTATGTGAAGTCACAATTTCTTCTGAATTGCTGGAAAGTTTAATATCTCATTGCCCATTGCTTGAGCAGTTGGTGCTGGATACCACAGCAAATTCAGACACAATTGAAGTTAATGCCCCCATGTTGAGATCGTTCGATTTCACGGGCAATATAAGTTCTATCTGCCTAAAGAATGTCCCTCGTCTGTTAAAAGTATCTCTGCAAGGTGACTATATTAAGGCAGAGGAACTTGATTTTGCAAAGGTTTTCGAGTCTTGTTCTGCTCTTGAGCACCTCCTCTTTAACTTCTCTGATTCCGGG TTCTTTGCTGAAGAAGGATATGAAGCACCAACAAGGCTTACCTTTAAACTGAGCAGTGTCAAGCGATTTTACCTGCCTGATATTACGCTGATTGAATCATCATATAAGCTCTCGTATGCTCTTTGCTTGATAAGAAGCTTCCCATATTTAGAATATCTTGAAATTAAG GTTCGtattgaagatgatgaagatgatgatcctattctagAATCCCTTAAGCTCGAACATACCTCGGACATGACATTTAATCACCTCAGCGAAGTTAAGCTTGGATGCTTTGCAGGAACAACGCCTGAGTTGCAGCTTATCAAGCTTTTGTTAGCTGAGTCCCCACTGTTGGAGAGAATGCTAATTGATCGACGGTTTATAGATCATGAAAATCTTGACACAAGATTACAATTTTTTGCTGAGGTAGCAAAATTTTCGCGTGCATCTCCTAAAGCACAAGTAGTCTACATAGATTCAACCAGATCACGTTCTCTGGCTAGAAGTTAA